The genomic DNA GGATCCGTCCATGTGCTCTCCAAGAGCGTCACATCGTCTTCGGAAATGAGCTCCATGTACGGTCCCATAGCCTGCCATCCGTAGGGCTTGAGCGATATGCTCACCGTTCCATCGGTCACGTCCCAGCCGGTCAGCTCGTAGCCGCCGAACTCGCTCGTCTCCAATGTGGTGCCGATTCGAGAGACGTCCACATGTTGTACGTTTTCCTCATTCCTCGCTTTACGCTCCTCGACCGTCATCGAGTCCCAGTCGAGCGCGTTCAACATCGGCGTGAACGTGACGCTATGCGCTTCGGGCGAGAGATTGGAGAACTCGATAATCTGCGAACCCTCCGGATTGACGCCCGAACCATCGCCAGCTTCGACCGGAGTCAAAACGTTGCCCTGGTCATCGGTTACCTTAAGCAAATGAGGACTCAGCACGTTCTCGGGCGGGCCGTAGGAAGAACCGTATTCGCCTTGCTCTCCCGTCCACTCGTTGTCGTTGCGCACGACCATCACGGTGCCCAGCTCGGATGCCGTGAAACGCTGGATGCCCATCGTCTTGTCGCCGTCGCTCGTGTTGAACACGAGGTCGTGCGCGCCCAGCTCGCGCGGACTGGCCACCGTGCTCAGGTCGAGGCCGACATCGAACGTGAAGGGCTCGTCTCCTTCTTCGAACTGCTTCCACATCGCATAGCCTTCCAGCGCGATGTCCACCTGGTCGGGAAGCGTCGCTTCCGGCACGATGCGCTCCATGATCTTCACCTTGCCGTCTTTTTGGTACGCATCGAGCACGTAGACGGAATCTTTGCCGATCGCCTCGCCGTTGCTCGAAAGACTGTACGAGAAGCGCGGAGCAAGCCGCTGCAAGCGCGCCCATTCGTTTTCCTGGGAGCCCTCGTAGTTCGACTGCTCGGTCAGGTCGAAGCCGCCCTCCTTCTCCAACGTGAAGAACAGGTTGACGATGTTGCGATCGCACGACACCGAATCGAGCGTCACCTGCACGCCGTCGACTTCAACGGTATCGCCCACCTCGGCGTTCAGGCTGGAAACCCCGGGCTGCAAGCTGTTGTATATGGGCAGGTTGTTACCGCCCCCGAAAAATCCGACATCGCCCGGCTGCATCTGCACCAGGCGCGATGCGGCGAAGGCGACACCGCTCAACAGCACGACGAGCACGGCCGCAACCGCCACCATCGCACCGCGGCGCGCCACGCTGGCGCCCTTGCGCTTGCCGTGCGCAGGCTCGGCAGACCGCCGCTTGACCGGCTGCCGACGCTGCGGAGCGCCCGCGCCCGACGGCGTGGGGCGATCCTGAGGAATGGAGCCCAGCGACGCGTACACGCCGTCGAGCTTGACCTGCACCTGCGGGGGAATCGGGCTCGCGTCCAAATTCCGGATCACCGCCCGGCGCAGCTCGTCTTCGTTGTCGAACCTCTCATGGCTCATCGCGCCACCTCAACTTCCTCGTTCGAGCCTTGCGAATAGGCAACCTTGAAGCGGTCCCGCGCCCTCGACAGACGGGTGCGCACGGCACCTTCCGACACGTTCATGATCTGGGAGATCTGTCGCACAGGGAAATCGTTCACGTAGAACAGTACCAGCACCAGCCGATCGTCGGCCGACAGCGAGGCGATGGCGTCGCGCACGTCGAGCGCCTCGTCGCGGTCGGGATCGCGCCGCACGCCCGCGCCCGCCAGCATCTGGCCCGCCGACGGCTCCCACCATACGCCCGAGCCGTCCACGTCCGCGGCGAACAGCCCCATGGCGCACGGCGTCTCGCGGTTGCGCTGACGACGCATGTCATAGCAGACGCGCAGCAGGATGCGCATGAACCACGTGTTCACTGCGCTGCGGCCGCCGAAACGCGGCATGGCGCGCCACGCTTTGACCGCCGTCTCCTGCAGCGCGTCGGACGCATCGTCCACGTTGCCGAGCACCGCCATCGCAGCGCGCCACAACGGCTGCTTGCCATACTCGAACAGCGTGGCGAACGCCTCGCCGTCGCCGTTTCGCGCTCGCTGTATCAGATCGTCCACGCGGGTGCCCCTTTCAAGGTCGGTTACCTATTAGACGCGCCCCGACGCGAAAAGGTTACACCCGGTTCAAGAAAATTCGCCCGATGCCCACGACCATGCGAAGAAGACCGGC from Eggerthella lenta DSM 2243 includes the following:
- a CDS encoding DUF4179 domain-containing protein, with product MSHERFDNEDELRRAVIRNLDASPIPPQVQVKLDGVYASLGSIPQDRPTPSGAGAPQRRQPVKRRSAEPAHGKRKGASVARRGAMVAVAAVLVVLLSGVAFAASRLVQMQPGDVGFFGGGNNLPIYNSLQPGVSSLNAEVGDTVEVDGVQVTLDSVSCDRNIVNLFFTLEKEGGFDLTEQSNYEGSQENEWARLQRLAPRFSYSLSSNGEAIGKDSVYVLDAYQKDGKVKIMERIVPEATLPDQVDIALEGYAMWKQFEEGDEPFTFDVGLDLSTVASPRELGAHDLVFNTSDGDKTMGIQRFTASELGTVMVVRNDNEWTGEQGEYGSSYGPPENVLSPHLLKVTDDQGNVLTPVEAGDGSGVNPEGSQIIEFSNLSPEAHSVTFTPMLNALDWDSMTVEERKARNEENVQHVDVSRIGTTLETSEFGGYELTGWDVTDGTVSISLKPYGWQAMGPYMELISEDDVTLLESTWTDPETGETGTGYHSGIMYRKHDYMTGEFVQMVSYYAADDDELRGLTNYSYRSAFGEYREEPDAAQTLSF
- a CDS encoding RNA polymerase sigma factor; the protein is MDDLIQRARNGDGEAFATLFEYGKQPLWRAAMAVLGNVDDASDALQETAVKAWRAMPRFGGRSAVNTWFMRILLRVCYDMRRQRNRETPCAMGLFAADVDGSGVWWEPSAGQMLAGAGVRRDPDRDEALDVRDAIASLSADDRLVLVLFYVNDFPVRQISQIMNVSEGAVRTRLSRARDRFKVAYSQGSNEEVEVAR